TAAACTGAACATTCCTGATTGCGCTTTTATAGTGGTTGTAGCTCGTACAACTGCTTATTTACTTTGCCTACACTTCCCATATCCTCATTTATATTCTATTACCCGCAACTTGGGTTAATATGGAACATCAGGGTATTGTCCACCGATAGGCTTGGTAATATCATATACTTCCGTGCATAAGGTTCCATATTTCGTCAGTGTCATCGTTAGCCTTTCATCTCACATTCAAGCTCTATCAAACTTAATAGCTTTTGTTCAACATTTGTTAAATACGGCCGCTTCAGTTCCCCCAAATATTTCAGCACAGCACGGGACAGCTTTTTTGTAAACTGATATTTACTCCAGGTAAGACTTGAATTAAGCAAATGTTACTCTACTTTTGGTAGGTGCAATCGCCCAAGGAGAAAGACAGATGAGGATTGATGATTACAATGCAGCAAAAGCACTGACTGAAAAATTAAAACAAAGTCTACCAATTAAAGTCAAGGCTGGCAAACAGTTTTTTAAAACGTTAAAACAAAAAGGAGAACCTGCCAATCCAGACAGAGAATTTGAAATTGATTTCGTGGGTTATTCAGGAGATGAAGGCGGGATTATGTGCGGGCTAAAAGAGCCAAACAGTCCCGAAAATCAAGAAAAATACGTTTCTTCTATTACTCATCTAAAAATTGACCATAATCATCCCTTAGCTTCTGAAGTTCAGGCTTACCAACATCAGCGAATTCATAAATTAATGTTGCAAAATTCTAGAGGTTTTACAGCAGAGTTAATGACAATAGAGCCGACAAAAAAGAAAAAATCTGCTAAAGGTTTTGGGAATTGATTAACTCTAAACTTGTAAAGACAAAAGGTCAGTATCTGCAACTCCGTTTCAATCCCTAACAGTAGATGAAATTGTGGTAGGTAAGTAGCGGACTGTTCGCCGTTATAGCAGTTTTTACTATGTTGCCTTTGTTCCAGTCAAGGGCATCGGCATCATGATGATGGCGAACAAGAACTATCCCATCCTGGCTCGCGTCAAAGCCGCCTACCAGATATTGATGGCGCTAGATAGCAAGCTCGGATTAACGAGTACTCGTTGAGGAAGCTCCTCTTTAAATCAAGTTGTGGCTTGCCACCGTCTCAAAAATGAACGAACACAGGGAAGGCGCACCGCCTTAGTTTAATAGTTCTTTACCTGTTCATCCAAAAAACACCATAACCACTGTTCTCCTAACTCCGCCGAGCTAATCACTGAATGTCCAGTTTCCTCATAATGCTGCCGTGCGTGTTAATGTTCAGAAGAATCACAGCACAGCATCTTGCCGCAACTTTGGCAAATGCGAAGATGCACCCAGCGACTGTTGATCCGGATACACTCTTCACAGCGGAACATTGGATAGTTTGCTTTAGAAATCAGAGTGTCCACAGTCAGATTATCTAAATGTTCGCAGCTCATAGAGATTTGAGTGACACGTTAATCAGAGTATAGATTGGTGTGGGGTAACACAGCTAAATTTGTTAGTTAAGCATTAACGTTCCCGTTCATCCGATGCAGCCAAGGTTTTGCAGACTTAGTATTAATCCCATAGCCTACATCAGCAAGGCTTTCGCCATTCTTGGGAGAAGCGATTGGGGAGGCGCTAGCCTACGCATTGCCTAATAGAGCGATGTCCACTTTTAGGGGTTACACCTACACACCTTAATCTATCCCCAAGTTTCTTTTCATCAGCAACCGCTCATCAGCAAGCATATTCTGTAGTTCGCCATTGTTGGGAGATCCGATGGAGGAAGTAATTAGCTGTGGTATTAGTTCAAAAGACAATCACATTATCTTGTCAGTGAAGCGCATTCGCTTTTGGCATTGGTGCAGCGATCGCCTCTGCAACATCTGCAATTCCACACTCACGTTCCCCCGCCGTTGCCCCACGCTGCCTTTATAAGAGCGATGGCTGCGCCAACGCCAAAGGCGAACGCTACGCCTTTGCAGCGATTAGATTGCTTGACCACTAGCAATAATTCATCTATGGTGCTACTTTTTCTTTGAACAGCTTCCCAGCAGAAAACGCAGGCACTCTCGTAGCTGGAATAGTCATTGTCTCTTAGGTTTTGGGATTACGCCCCTCGCGCTCGGCACGTTCGCGTCGCTCAAATGAGCCAAAGCTTTCAAGAAGAATTGCTCAAAGATGAGTTGGCTAAAACGCGCAAGTCTGAGGTGGAATACCCAAATTAACTAGCTTTTGAAGTGATCGCTAATAAAAACCCTTTCAATTTGTCTCTTCGCAGCATGAGTGCGCTTGGGAATGAGAAGGGGTTGGATTATTTAATCATTCATCATCACTCTTGTTGACTTATCCCTGGTCTTGTATTTAAGGGACTTGCATTCCGCGTTGCACAGCCGGACGTTGCTGCACTATCTCCACCCAGCGTTTAAGATTTGGGTAATTGTCGAGTGTTAAACCTTGAAATTCATAAATCGCTACCCACGGATAAGTTGCAACATCCGCAATAGAATAGTTACCACAGATAAATTCATTGTCTTGCAGTTGTTTATCTAAAACACCATAAATGCGTAAAGTTTCCTTTTCGTAACGTTCGATGGCATAGGGAAGTTTTTCGGGTGCAAAGCGTTTAAAGTGGTTAAGTTGCCCAAACATTGGCCCGACTCCTCCCATTTGGAACATCAGCCACTCTAGGACTTGAAAACGGCTTTTTTGTTCAGTGGGTAAGAGTTTACCTGTTTTTTCGGCTAGGTAAATTAGAATTGCACCCGATTCAAAAACTTTAATCCCAGTTTCTTGGTCAACAATGGCGGGAATTTTACTATTGGGATTGATGGCAATATATTCAGGTGTAAATTGCTGTTGAGTAGTAATGTCAATTTTGTGGACATTGTAGGGTAATTCGACTTCTTCCAGCATGACGGAAGCTTTGCGTCCATTGGGCGTGGTGAAGGTGTAGAGATCAATCATCTGCTGCTATCCCAAAATCTTGACATTTTCCGATGATAGTGTAGCTTTGATTAAGAAATTAGGGTATTAGCCGATAGAAAGATAACAGCAATACTGAACAGGTAGGTGATCACTTTTTTTCTTCGCTTATCCGTTTGGACACTAGCTCTTAAATATGATTAGGGGTGCAGGGGTTGATCCGAGGGAAGCGATGCCAAACGCGGGGAGCGTCTCCAAGAATTGGCGGTAAACTACGCCTCTGGGTTCCAGTTTCAAGCTAGAAAAATGGCGTAGGCACAGCCCTAAAAGTAGACATCGTATACCACTGATTTCCTCTTTTGAAAAAGCACTTACGCAATCGCGTGCAGAATGTGTTTAGTGATAGCTATCCTATTAAATAGAGTTTTAGCAAAACAGTCAGTCAATTTCATCGGTGTCTAACAATCCACAACAGCAATGCGAACTCTGCCAAAGAGAGATGGAATCTTTGACTGTCCATCATTTGGTTCCGCGACAATATACCAAACGCAAAAAACAAGACCCTGGCCCAACAGCAAATATCTGTTCTGCCTGCCATCGCCAGATTCATGTTTTATTCGATAATAAGCTGCTAGCCCTTGAACTCGACACTTTAGACAAGCTCAAAAATGAACCGCAAATGCAGAAATTTTTGGTTTGGGTAAGAAAGCTTTCCCCAGGTAAGCGGGTATCAGTCCATCGCTAAAAAATAAGGTGGGATGGCGTAAGCGCGTTGCTCCCGGCGAATATGCGATCACACGACTTGTACCCTAATGATAGATACGCTCTTGAATTTAGAGTAGTAAG
This region of Nostoc sp. UHCC 0302 genomic DNA includes:
- a CDS encoding glutathione S-transferase N-terminal domain-containing protein; amino-acid sequence: MIDLYTFTTPNGRKASVMLEEVELPYNVHKIDITTQQQFTPEYIAINPNSKIPAIVDQETGIKVFESGAILIYLAEKTGKLLPTEQKSRFQVLEWLMFQMGGVGPMFGQLNHFKRFAPEKLPYAIERYEKETLRIYGVLDKQLQDNEFICGNYSIADVATYPWVAIYEFQGLTLDNYPNLKRWVEIVQQRPAVQRGMQVP
- a CDS encoding HNH endonuclease, with protein sequence MSNNPQQQCELCQREMESLTVHHLVPRQYTKRKKQDPGPTANICSACHRQIHVLFDNKLLALELDTLDKLKNEPQMQKFLVWVRKLSPGKRVSVHR